The following coding sequences are from one Paenibacillus stellifer window:
- the accC gene encoding acetyl-CoA carboxylase biotin carboxylase subunit, whose translation MNIHKVLIANRGEIAVRIIRACRELGISTVAVYSEPDRDSLHVRLADEAYCIGPTASKDSYLNFTNIMSVATLTECDAIHPGYGFLAENADFAEICGSCNIIFIGPSPEAITRMGDKAVAKDTMKKAGVPVIPGSDGLVEDVEDAVRLGREIGYPIIVKATAGGGGKGIRIAEDEESLVKQITAAQQEAQKAFGNAGVYLEKYLTGMKHVEIQIIADNHGNVVYLGERDCSVQRRRQKLVEEAPCPVLTPDIRQAMGEAAVRAAEAVRYSGAGTLEFLLGSDGQFYFMEMNTRIQVEHPVTEMVTGVDLIKEMISVAEGNPLTFTQDDIRINGWAIECRINAEDPAKNFMPSPGKIGFYLPPGGLGVRIDSAAYPGCTISPFYDSMIAKLIVWAPTRQEAVQKMKRALGEFAVEGIHTTIPFHQKLLEHPVFLDGNFDIKFLEEYEI comes from the coding sequence ATGAACATCCATAAAGTGCTGATTGCCAATCGGGGCGAAATCGCCGTCCGGATCATTCGCGCCTGCCGCGAACTTGGCATTTCCACCGTAGCCGTCTATTCGGAGCCCGACCGCGATTCGCTTCATGTCCGGCTTGCCGACGAAGCGTACTGCATTGGCCCTACGGCGTCCAAAGACAGTTATTTGAACTTCACGAATATTATGAGCGTCGCAACCCTGACGGAATGCGACGCCATTCATCCCGGCTACGGCTTTCTGGCTGAGAACGCCGATTTCGCCGAAATTTGCGGGTCCTGCAACATCATCTTTATCGGTCCGTCTCCGGAAGCCATCACCCGAATGGGAGACAAGGCTGTCGCGAAGGATACGATGAAGAAAGCGGGAGTTCCCGTCATCCCGGGCTCGGACGGTTTAGTTGAAGACGTGGAGGATGCGGTCCGGCTCGGACGGGAGATCGGCTACCCGATCATCGTCAAAGCGACTGCCGGCGGCGGAGGCAAGGGAATCCGCATTGCCGAGGACGAGGAATCGCTTGTCAAGCAGATCACCGCAGCCCAGCAGGAAGCCCAGAAGGCGTTCGGCAATGCCGGCGTATACCTGGAGAAATACCTGACGGGCATGAAGCATGTCGAGATTCAGATTATCGCCGACAATCACGGCAATGTGGTGTACCTGGGCGAACGTGACTGCTCTGTGCAGCGCCGGCGGCAGAAGCTTGTCGAGGAGGCGCCTTGCCCGGTGCTCACGCCGGATATCCGGCAGGCCATGGGCGAAGCGGCCGTGCGCGCTGCGGAGGCAGTGAGATACTCCGGCGCAGGGACGCTGGAGTTCCTTCTCGGTTCGGACGGGCAATTCTATTTCATGGAGATGAACACCCGCATCCAGGTTGAGCATCCCGTTACCGAGATGGTGACGGGCGTCGATCTGATCAAGGAAATGATTTCGGTAGCGGAGGGCAATCCGCTGACCTTTACGCAGGATGATATCAGAATCAACGGCTGGGCCATCGAGTGCCGGATCAACGCGGAAGATCCGGCGAAGAACTTCATGCCTTCGCCGGGCAAAATCGGATTCTACCTGCCCCCAGGCGGGCTCGGCGTACGCATCGACAGCGCCGCCTACCCCGGATGCACAATATCGCCTTTCTACGACTCCATGATCGCGAAGTTGATCGTCTGGGCGCCGACCCGTCAGGAAGCGGTGCAGAAAATGAAGCGGGCCTTGGGTGAATTTGCCGTGGAAGGCATTCATACGACTATCCCGTTCCATCAGAAGCTTCTGGAGCACCCGGTGTTCCTGGACGGCAACTTCGATATTAAATTCCTGGAGGAATATGAAATTTAG
- a CDS encoding YitT family protein, with protein sequence MPTRTSTMSTTAVNLSRTVRDAAVTVFSALLVAAGLKLFLIPHQLLSGGVAGAASVLGYLTNPKYISAIYFAINLPILIWGFIAVGKKYIGLSMLCVASTTWFLAVIPQVQVTKDPILASIFGGVIIAGGVGFSLRAGGSSGGFDILGSIITRKRDVPIGTVLFVMDGVVILTLGFMKSWDSALYAMLCVFVKSRVVNLIHIRHVKLTCFIVTKHKNEMLERLNQLPHGVTVVNTEGGYSHEGNTMLMTVTTRYELAELRKAVMSVDPTAFVNVLETVEILGRFKRLA encoded by the coding sequence ATGCCTACACGCACATCGACCATGTCAACCACAGCCGTAAATCTGTCACGTACGGTTCGTGACGCCGCAGTAACCGTATTTTCCGCCCTGCTGGTCGCAGCCGGACTCAAGCTGTTCCTGATTCCTCACCAGCTGCTAAGCGGAGGAGTAGCCGGGGCGGCATCCGTCCTCGGGTACTTGACGAACCCCAAGTATATTTCCGCGATCTATTTCGCGATCAATTTGCCGATCCTGATCTGGGGCTTCATCGCCGTCGGCAAAAAATACATCGGACTAAGCATGCTCTGTGTCGCTTCTACCACCTGGTTCCTGGCTGTTATTCCCCAGGTTCAAGTGACCAAGGACCCGATCCTCGCCAGTATTTTTGGCGGTGTGATCATCGCGGGAGGCGTCGGCTTCTCGCTTCGCGCCGGAGGTTCATCCGGGGGCTTCGACATTCTGGGCTCCATCATTACCCGCAAGCGTGACGTGCCGATTGGAACAGTGCTGTTCGTCATGGACGGAGTCGTCATCCTGACACTCGGCTTCATGAAGAGCTGGGATTCCGCGCTGTACGCCATGCTGTGTGTCTTCGTCAAGAGCAGGGTTGTCAATCTGATTCATATCCGGCACGTCAAGCTGACCTGCTTCATCGTGACCAAGCATAAGAATGAGATGCTCGAACGGCTCAACCAGCTTCCGCACGGTGTTACCGTCGTCAATACGGAGGGCGGATACAGCCATGAAGGCAATACGATGCTGATGACCGTGACAACACGATACGAACTGGCCGAGCTGCGCAAAGCGGTGATGTCGGTAGACCCGACTGCTTTTGTGAACGTGCTGGAGACGGTCGAGATTCTCGGCAGATTCAAACGGCTGGCCTGA
- the spoIIIAF gene encoding stage III sporulation protein AF, which produces MGWLSGWLREVILIVLMAGFIELLLPSKSMERYARLVLSLLVLLTILSPIVSLLKGDAASQLSLALSRTIEDEGGSSGKESRELADILADGRKLASGSREQSLKLAAGQIAGQMKEEIAAATGRRGVKVSVSLGMTGGEGDDVPVITRVAVSLPSSAQAAESSTAGSGEGSPIMVEPVAGISVQLGDEQGTQPAGQSAKDTEDTQDEGDRAEQETVTALLAKNWSLDRDVITVTGTPDKQSYAGANRQ; this is translated from the coding sequence ATGGGCTGGCTCTCGGGATGGCTGCGTGAAGTCATATTGATCGTGCTGATGGCGGGCTTCATCGAGCTTCTGCTGCCTAGCAAATCGATGGAGCGGTATGCAAGGCTGGTGCTGAGCCTGCTGGTTCTGCTGACAATTCTTAGTCCTATCGTCTCTCTGCTTAAAGGAGACGCCGCCTCGCAGCTCAGTCTGGCGCTCAGCCGGACAATTGAGGACGAGGGAGGGAGCAGCGGGAAGGAGAGCCGGGAGCTGGCCGATATTTTGGCTGACGGACGCAAGCTGGCTTCCGGAAGCCGGGAGCAGAGCCTGAAGCTGGCCGCAGGACAGATCGCCGGGCAGATGAAGGAAGAGATTGCGGCGGCGACGGGAAGACGGGGAGTGAAGGTATCGGTATCGCTCGGGATGACCGGCGGCGAGGGCGACGATGTGCCTGTCATTACAAGGGTTGCCGTCAGCTTGCCGTCAAGCGCTCAGGCGGCGGAGAGCAGCACCGCGGGCAGCGGCGAGGGTTCTCCGATCATGGTCGAGCCGGTGGCCGGCATCTCCGTTCAGCTCGGCGACGAGCAGGGGACTCAGCCCGCAGGGCAGAGTGCCAAAGATACGGAGGACACGCAGGATGAGGGGGACCGCGCCGAACAAGAGACCGTAACAGCGCTGCTCGCGAAGAACTGGAGTTTGGACCGGGATGTCATAACAGTGACTGGAACGCCGGATAAACAGTCCTATGCCGGGGCTAACCGGCAGTAA
- a CDS encoding SpoIIIAH-like family protein yields MNGKRQTIWLVSMLSLMVVLSAYYLFTEDSGVSSPKETAGTIQVDSVKNGGATLADGGATVSEVTPQDAASANDSSASAGQSASSDNTAATDIGSTDGTDGKTTADGKTTADGKATADASSAAAGDNGAASAADAGTSKGTAAPSAAVQSPDASPKASAQSGKTGSDKSASAGESSGVSKKDAAVLDQVASQSASASSMFTNYLYEREQNNLKEQNDLMAVINDMGKTPEESAAAQQQLNKLEEKESKITSIEEQLQQQYGDAIVKEEGEDTYKVVVLSDKLDVKQAAGIIDLVMKELSVSQDKVSVQHVSEQ; encoded by the coding sequence ATGAACGGAAAAAGACAGACAATCTGGTTGGTGTCCATGCTCAGTTTGATGGTGGTGCTCTCCGCTTACTATTTGTTCACGGAGGACTCGGGAGTCTCATCCCCGAAAGAGACGGCGGGAACGATTCAGGTGGATTCCGTGAAGAACGGCGGGGCAACTCTCGCTGACGGCGGCGCTACAGTCAGCGAAGTAACGCCTCAGGATGCAGCTTCGGCGAATGATTCCTCGGCATCCGCCGGTCAGTCCGCTTCGAGCGATAATACAGCTGCCACGGATATCGGCAGCACCGACGGCACGGACGGCAAGACCACGGCTGATGGCAAGACCACAGCGGACGGCAAGGCCACAGCGGATGCTTCATCCGCAGCCGCAGGAGACAACGGTGCCGCATCGGCAGCCGATGCCGGCACCTCCAAGGGTACAGCCGCTCCATCGGCGGCTGTCCAGAGCCCCGATGCATCTCCCAAGGCTTCTGCCCAATCGGGCAAGACCGGCTCGGATAAATCGGCTTCGGCCGGGGAGAGCAGCGGCGTTTCGAAGAAAGACGCCGCCGTGCTCGATCAGGTCGCCTCGCAGAGCGCTTCGGCTTCCAGCATGTTCACCAACTACCTCTATGAGCGCGAGCAGAACAACCTGAAGGAACAGAATGACCTGATGGCTGTCATCAACGATATGGGCAAGACGCCGGAGGAGAGCGCCGCTGCCCAGCAGCAGTTGAACAAACTTGAGGAGAAGGAATCGAAGATTACAAGCATCGAAGAGCAGCTGCAGCAGCAGTACGGCGACGCCATCGTCAAGGAAGAAGGGGAAGATACCTACAAAGTGGTCGTGCTCAGCGACAAGCTGGATGTGAAGCAGGCCGCGGGCATCATCGATCTGGTTATGAAGGAACTCAGCGTATCCCAGGATAAAGTGAGCGTCCAGCATGTGTCGGAGCAGTAA
- a CDS encoding aspartate kinase has protein sequence MSLYVMKFGGSSVGDTERMKRVAKRIADKQDEGHRCVVVVSAMGDTTDDLIDQAKLLNSAPPAREMDMLMANGEQISIALLSIALNGIGREAVSYTGWQAGFRTDPTHGRARINEIVPRRVLEALEKNKIVIVAGFQGMTLDGEITTLGRGGSDTTAVALAAAIKADVCEIYTDVDGVYSTDPRIVKNARKLNEISYDEMLELANLGAAVLHPRAVEYAKRYQVKLVVRSSFNYNEGTVVKEEASMEQGVAVSGIAYDKNVARISISGVADVPGVLAQVFGKLASEGINVDIIVQSGVQNGEADFSFTVSLDEMERAKEVIRAIREELPYRDVTSEDNLVKISIVGAGMVSHPGVAAQMFEVISGLGISIKMVSTSEIKVSCVVEAGRLQEIIRALHTAYELDTDNQVFVGGPQDRR, from the coding sequence TTGTCACTTTATGTCATGAAGTTCGGAGGTAGCTCCGTTGGCGATACCGAGCGTATGAAGCGGGTTGCCAAACGCATCGCGGATAAGCAGGATGAAGGCCACCGCTGTGTTGTGGTTGTGTCCGCCATGGGAGATACCACTGATGATTTGATCGATCAAGCGAAACTGCTGAACAGCGCGCCTCCTGCCCGTGAGATGGATATGCTGATGGCCAACGGGGAGCAAATCTCCATTGCGCTTCTGTCCATCGCCTTGAACGGCATCGGGCGGGAAGCCGTATCGTATACAGGCTGGCAGGCAGGCTTCCGGACGGACCCTACCCATGGACGTGCCCGGATCAACGAGATTGTACCGCGGCGTGTGCTGGAAGCGCTGGAGAAGAACAAAATCGTCATCGTCGCCGGATTCCAGGGAATGACACTTGACGGTGAAATTACAACGCTTGGACGCGGCGGCTCCGATACAACGGCCGTTGCGCTTGCGGCTGCCATCAAAGCCGATGTGTGTGAAATTTACACTGACGTTGACGGCGTCTATTCCACAGATCCGCGGATCGTGAAGAATGCCCGCAAGCTGAATGAAATTTCATATGATGAAATGCTGGAGCTCGCCAATCTCGGCGCCGCCGTTCTCCATCCCCGTGCGGTGGAATATGCGAAGCGGTACCAGGTGAAGCTGGTTGTGCGGTCGAGCTTCAATTATAATGAAGGCACTGTAGTGAAGGAGGAAGCAAGCATGGAGCAGGGAGTGGCGGTCAGCGGGATCGCTTATGATAAAAATGTGGCCCGGATCAGCATTTCCGGAGTTGCGGATGTGCCCGGGGTGCTGGCCCAGGTGTTCGGTAAGCTTGCCTCGGAAGGCATCAACGTGGATATTATCGTGCAGAGCGGAGTTCAGAACGGAGAGGCCGACTTCTCCTTCACCGTCTCACTGGATGAAATGGAACGGGCGAAGGAAGTCATCCGGGCGATCCGCGAAGAGCTTCCTTATCGTGACGTTACTTCGGAAGATAATCTCGTCAAAATTTCCATCGTCGGCGCGGGCATGGTCAGCCATCCCGGCGTAGCGGCGCAAATGTTCGAAGTGATTTCCGGGCTGGGCATCAGCATCAAGATGGTCAGCACCTCCGAAATCAAGGTCTCCTGTGTAGTGGAAGCCGGACGTCTGCAGGAGATTATCCGGGCGCTGCATACAGCTTATGAGCTGGATACCGACAATCAGGTCTTTGTTGGCGGTCCGCAGGATCGCCGTTAA
- the spoIIIAA gene encoding stage III sporulation protein AA: protein MANEWLQLFPEKVRAALSRLPLQLLDRVEEIRLREGRPLEINYEGRYAFVNAAGGVASESEAYRPDREDSHRMLDLISNHSLYTMEEELRKGFITIPGGHRIGLAGRAVLSGGSVGHLRDIAGFNIRIARELPGVADPVLPHLFDAGGRRVLHTLIISPPQHGKTTLLRDLARQISCGGTGAGVRRPGFKVGIVDERSEIAGCRRGVPAFDIGPRTDVLDGCPKAEGMMMMIRSLSPDVLIADEIGRPEDAEAVMEALHAGITVLAAAHGREASELGMRPGLGRLIEMGLFERYVILNRSGGELSCRVLDGRKRPLHAVPGIRTGGREA, encoded by the coding sequence ATGGCCAACGAATGGCTTCAATTATTTCCCGAAAAAGTGAGAGCCGCGCTTTCCCGTCTTCCGCTCCAACTGTTGGACAGGGTGGAGGAGATTCGCCTAAGAGAAGGCCGCCCGCTTGAGATCAACTATGAAGGCCGCTATGCCTTTGTAAATGCTGCCGGAGGCGTGGCCTCGGAATCCGAGGCTTACCGGCCCGACCGGGAGGACAGCCACCGGATGCTTGACCTGATCAGCAATCATTCGCTTTATACGATGGAAGAGGAGCTGCGCAAGGGCTTCATTACGATTCCGGGCGGACACCGGATCGGACTGGCCGGCCGGGCGGTACTGAGCGGCGGCAGCGTGGGCCATCTACGCGATATCGCCGGCTTCAACATCCGGATCGCCCGGGAACTGCCCGGCGTCGCCGATCCGGTGCTCCCCCATCTATTCGATGCGGGCGGCCGGAGGGTGCTGCATACGCTGATCATCTCGCCGCCGCAGCATGGCAAGACGACGCTGCTTAGGGATCTTGCCAGGCAAATCTCGTGCGGCGGCACAGGCGCCGGCGTCCGGCGGCCCGGCTTCAAGGTCGGCATCGTGGACGAGCGTTCCGAAATCGCGGGCTGCCGAAGAGGCGTTCCCGCCTTCGACATCGGCCCGAGAACGGACGTGCTGGACGGCTGTCCCAAAGCCGAGGGCATGATGATGATGATCCGGTCACTGTCGCCGGATGTGCTGATCGCAGATGAGATCGGACGCCCGGAGGATGCCGAGGCGGTAATGGAGGCTCTGCATGCCGGAATCACCGTTCTGGCAGCTGCGCATGGCCGGGAGGCGTCGGAGCTTGGCATGCGGCCCGGACTGGGGCGGCTGATCGAGATGGGGCTGTTCGAACGGTATGTCATCCTGAACCGGTCAGGCGGCGAGCTGAGCTGCCGGGTGCTGGACGGCAGGAAGCGTCCGCTCCATGCGGTTCCGGGAATCCGGACAGGGGGGCGGGAGGCATGA
- a CDS encoding ATP-binding cassette domain-containing protein: protein MSELSHVSFRYGGDRKSGEKALDDISLTVDKVEFIAVVGENGSGKSTLVQHMNGFLCPDEGEVTVLGGKTSDVRHRSGLWRRVGLLFQYPERQLFEETVIRDVSYGLRN from the coding sequence TTGTCTGAGCTGAGTCACGTAAGCTTCAGGTATGGAGGAGACCGGAAATCCGGGGAAAAGGCTCTTGACGACATCTCCTTGACTGTAGATAAAGTCGAATTTATTGCAGTTGTGGGGGAGAATGGATCGGGAAAATCAACGCTAGTCCAGCATATGAACGGTTTTCTCTGTCCGGATGAGGGCGAGGTGACGGTGCTGGGCGGGAAGACCTCGGACGTTCGCCACCGCTCCGGCTTGTGGCGCCGGGTCGGACTGCTGTTCCAATACCCTGAACGTCAGTTGTTCGAGGAGACCGTGATCCGGGACGTATCCTATGGGCTAAGGAATTAA
- the spoIIIAC gene encoding stage III sporulation protein AC — MNIEVNAIFQIAGIGIIIAMIHTVLKQMGKEDFAHWVTVIGFVVVLFMVVRMLDGLLQEIKTIFLFQ, encoded by the coding sequence ATGAATATCGAAGTGAATGCGATCTTCCAAATTGCCGGCATCGGCATCATCATTGCCATGATTCATACCGTTCTGAAGCAGATGGGCAAAGAGGACTTCGCGCACTGGGTCACGGTTATCGGCTTTGTCGTCGTCCTCTTCATGGTCGTGAGGATGCTGGACGGACTGCTGCAGGAAATCAAAACGATTTTCCTTTTTCAATAA
- the spoIIIAE gene encoding stage III sporulation protein AE: protein MGKRAVFRPPRSVSTLLLLLLFLCAGTGLAFAEATGSGGSSPEAVTATSDSETGSGVQEYSGLDQGKGTASQSGLAAEAEGFAGDSSAAAGVPEAAPGTNGASGGSGGGSSGAVNEWVRSQVDDLPKDGVEKYWNQLMKDYGGFFPEGTTPSLMDMLLPGGKGISMQSVLSGLLNYMWHEVLFNGKLLVTIVMISVLSMILETLQTAFERKTVSRVAYMICYMVVVVIAVNSFSVAIGYAKDAIDRMIDFMMAMVPLLFALLASMGNFVTVSVTHPLIVFMIHLVGILIHTMVFPLLFFSAVLHLVSSISDKYKLTQLANLLRNIGTGVLGVLLTVFLGVISVRGITSSVTDGVTLRAAKYVSGTFVPVIGKMFADATDTVVSASLLVKNAIGLSGIIIILFLCAFPAIKILVLALIYNVAGAVMQPLGDTPIVACLQQIGKSMVYVFAALAAVSLMFFLAVTIMVAAGNVTVMMR from the coding sequence ATGGGAAAAAGAGCCGTCTTTCGTCCGCCAAGGTCCGTATCTACCCTTCTGCTTCTTCTGCTCTTCCTGTGCGCGGGAACCGGACTGGCCTTCGCCGAAGCCACAGGTTCAGGCGGAAGCTCTCCGGAAGCTGTAACGGCAACCTCGGATTCAGAGACAGGCTCCGGTGTGCAGGAGTATTCGGGCCTCGATCAGGGTAAGGGGACAGCTTCACAGTCAGGTCTGGCCGCAGAGGCTGAAGGGTTCGCCGGTGACAGTTCCGCTGCGGCGGGCGTTCCGGAGGCGGCTCCTGGCACGAACGGAGCATCCGGCGGCAGCGGCGGGGGATCGTCAGGCGCTGTCAACGAATGGGTCAGAAGCCAGGTCGATGATCTGCCGAAGGACGGCGTCGAAAAATACTGGAACCAGTTAATGAAGGATTACGGCGGGTTTTTTCCGGAAGGTACGACTCCTTCCCTTATGGACATGCTGCTGCCCGGCGGCAAGGGAATCAGCATGCAGAGCGTGCTGTCCGGGCTTCTGAACTATATGTGGCATGAGGTGCTCTTCAACGGCAAGCTCCTTGTCACCATTGTGATGATCAGCGTGCTCAGCATGATACTGGAGACGCTGCAGACGGCGTTCGAGCGAAAGACGGTCAGCAGAGTGGCGTACATGATCTGTTACATGGTGGTGGTCGTTATCGCGGTGAACAGCTTCAGCGTCGCGATTGGCTACGCCAAGGACGCAATCGACAGAATGATTGATTTCATGATGGCCATGGTTCCGCTGCTGTTCGCCCTGCTGGCCTCCATGGGGAACTTCGTCACCGTCTCGGTGACTCACCCGCTGATCGTCTTCATGATTCATCTGGTCGGCATTCTGATCCATACGATGGTGTTCCCGCTGCTGTTCTTCTCGGCAGTGCTTCATCTGGTCAGCTCGATATCGGACAAATATAAGCTTACCCAGCTGGCGAATCTTCTTCGCAACATCGGCACCGGCGTGCTCGGCGTTCTGCTGACCGTGTTTCTCGGGGTCATATCGGTCAGGGGCATTACCAGCTCCGTCACAGACGGCGTAACGCTGCGGGCGGCCAAGTATGTGAGCGGCACCTTCGTTCCTGTCATTGGCAAAATGTTCGCGGACGCCACCGACACTGTCGTTTCCGCGTCGCTCCTGGTCAAGAACGCGATCGGCTTGTCGGGTATTATCATCATCCTGTTCCTGTGCGCGTTTCCGGCCATCAAGATCCTGGTGCTTGCGCTGATCTACAATGTGGCGGGAGCAGTGATGCAGCCGCTTGGCGACACGCCGATCGTAGCGTGCCTGCAGCAGATCGGCAAGAGCATGGTGTATGTGTTCGCAGCGCTGGCGGCTGTCTCGCTGATGTTCTTTCTGGCGGTAACGATTATGGTTGCCGCAGGCAACGTGACGGTGATGATGCGATGA
- the accB gene encoding acetyl-CoA carboxylase biotin carboxyl carrier protein codes for MFKLSEIKELIKLLDQTSSVHELEIESEGMKLAIRKPDRSEAAEVQAVPTAPYPYPFTPAPQAPVSQPSVQSAPAAAPQESAPAPAEGNLHKIVSPMVGTFYTSASPDSPAFVSEGDKVTEKSTVCIIEAMKLMNELEAEVRGEIVSILAENGQLVEYGQPLFLVKPE; via the coding sequence ATGTTCAAACTAAGCGAAATTAAGGAATTGATCAAACTGCTGGACCAGACTTCCTCCGTCCATGAACTGGAGATTGAGAGCGAAGGAATGAAGCTGGCCATCCGCAAGCCGGACCGGTCCGAAGCTGCGGAAGTGCAAGCAGTTCCGACAGCTCCTTATCCGTATCCCTTTACACCGGCTCCGCAGGCTCCTGTATCCCAGCCGTCCGTCCAGTCGGCTCCGGCCGCAGCCCCTCAGGAATCTGCACCGGCTCCTGCAGAAGGAAATTTACATAAAATCGTATCTCCAATGGTAGGAACGTTCTACACCTCGGCTTCGCCGGATTCTCCTGCTTTCGTCAGCGAAGGAGACAAAGTAACCGAGAAATCGACGGTGTGCATTATAGAGGCAATGAAGCTCATGAACGAACTTGAAGCCGAAGTTCGCGGCGAGATCGTCTCAATTCTGGCCGAGAACGGCCAGCTGGTGGAATATGGCCAGCCGCTGTTCCTGGTGAAACCGGAATAG
- the spoIIIAB gene encoding stage III sporulation protein SpoIIIAB, translating into MIKLLGAILILASATLGGFTAARRFAQRPRSIRGLIAALQRLESEITYGYTPLPEAMGRIAAQSLEPLRSLFLDIADDMGDPHNRTAREAVERAVRSHWQATAMKAPERESLRQLSFTLGVSDRQDQANHIALALRQLAQEEQTAREEQAKYEKMSRSLGVLLGALIVILIC; encoded by the coding sequence ATGATCAAGCTGCTGGGCGCCATTCTGATCCTCGCATCCGCAACGCTTGGAGGCTTCACCGCAGCGAGACGCTTTGCGCAGCGGCCCCGCAGCATCCGGGGGCTGATTGCGGCTCTGCAGCGGCTGGAGAGCGAGATCACTTATGGCTATACGCCGCTGCCCGAGGCGATGGGACGCATCGCCGCCCAGTCCCTGGAGCCGCTCCGCAGCCTGTTCCTGGACATCGCGGACGATATGGGCGATCCGCATAACCGGACCGCGCGCGAAGCGGTGGAGCGGGCGGTCCGCTCCCACTGGCAGGCGACCGCGATGAAGGCTCCGGAACGCGAGAGTCTCCGCCAGCTCAGCTTCACGCTGGGCGTCAGCGACCGGCAGGATCAGGCGAATCATATTGCTCTCGCGCTCCGGCAGCTGGCACAGGAGGAGCAGACAGCCCGGGAAGAACAGGCCAAATACGAAAAAATGAGCAGAAGCCTGGGTGTTCTTCTGGGGGCGCTCATCGTCATTCTGATTTGTTAG
- a CDS encoding YqhV family protein — translation MDKYVSWMAGLRILSGSVEILAALLMLRLGRVDRALAVNSALALVGPTVLILTTTIGLSGMARELSPGKLAWVFIGVACLLFGILKK, via the coding sequence ATGGACAAGTATGTGAGCTGGATGGCCGGTTTGCGGATTCTGTCCGGGAGCGTCGAGATTTTAGCTGCATTGCTCATGCTTAGACTAGGCCGGGTGGACAGGGCACTTGCCGTGAATTCGGCGCTGGCTCTTGTCGGACCGACGGTGCTGATCCTGACGACAACAATCGGCCTGTCGGGTATGGCAAGGGAATTGTCGCCGGGGAAGCTGGCATGGGTCTTTATCGGAGTGGCGTGCCTCTTATTCGGCATTTTGAAGAAATGA
- the spoIIIAG gene encoding stage III sporulation protein AG: protein MGKWLKKLEELVGGGENPKRSITFRWLLILALLGVAIMLFNSFVHVKKLDSDNTGREPPASQSSQATLQEQTENDASSFDGIEREMENRLKGILEQIVGVGTVDIMVTVDSTEEVVVQRNVNDSQQLSDETDANGGKRHTTTYTRDGEIVTYSNSGDETPIVTKKIKPQVRGVLIVAKGAENKVVKGLIEQAVQKALNVPSYRISVVPRKQE, encoded by the coding sequence ATGGGCAAATGGCTGAAGAAGCTGGAGGAACTGGTAGGAGGCGGGGAGAATCCGAAGCGGTCTATTACATTCCGCTGGCTTCTAATTCTGGCACTGCTGGGCGTGGCGATTATGCTGTTCAATTCCTTCGTCCATGTGAAGAAGCTGGATAGCGACAATACAGGGAGAGAGCCGCCAGCCTCCCAAAGCTCCCAGGCAACCCTGCAGGAGCAGACCGAGAATGACGCCAGCTCATTTGACGGAATCGAACGGGAAATGGAGAACCGGCTGAAGGGCATTCTGGAGCAAATTGTCGGCGTGGGGACCGTGGATATCATGGTAACCGTGGATTCCACGGAAGAGGTGGTCGTACAGCGCAATGTCAATGACTCGCAGCAGCTCAGCGACGAGACGGACGCGAACGGCGGCAAACGTCATACGACGACCTATACGAGGGATGGAGAGATCGTCACCTACAGCAACTCGGGGGACGAGACTCCGATCGTCACGAAGAAGATCAAGCCCCAGGTCCGGGGCGTTCTGATCGTAGCCAAGGGGGCGGAGAACAAGGTGGTGAAGGGGCTGATCGAGCAAGCAGTTCAAAAAGCGCTCAACGTGCCGAGCTACCGCATCTCCGTTGTACCGAGAAAGCAGGAATAG
- the spoIIIAD gene encoding stage III sporulation protein AD: protein MEIIQIVGVGLLATVLILVLKEQKPVFAFLLATVTGILIFMVLLGKIGGVISTLQRLAESSGMETVYLKTIFKIIGISYIAEFGAQIVRDAGQESIASKIELAGKVLIMTLAVPIIGIIIETVMKLLPA from the coding sequence ATGGAAATCATTCAAATTGTTGGTGTCGGACTTCTGGCGACCGTGCTGATCCTGGTCCTCAAGGAACAGAAGCCGGTGTTCGCCTTCCTGCTGGCCACAGTAACCGGAATTCTGATCTTCATGGTGCTGCTCGGCAAAATCGGCGGCGTCATCTCCACACTTCAGCGTCTGGCGGAGTCGTCGGGAATGGAGACGGTGTATCTGAAGACGATCTTCAAAATCATCGGCATCTCCTACATCGCAGAGTTTGGAGCGCAAATCGTCCGGGACGCCGGCCAGGAATCCATTGCCTCCAAGATCGAACTGGCGGGCAAGGTGCTCATTATGACGCTGGCGGTCCCGATTATCGGGATCATTATCGAGACCGTTATGAAGCTGCTGCCGGCCTGA